One stretch of Streptomyces sp. 135 DNA includes these proteins:
- a CDS encoding MFS transporter, translated as MSETSGTDPRRWKALVFIALAQLMVVLDATIVNIALPSAQEDLGISDGNRQWVITAYALAFGGLLLFGGRISDLWGRKRTFVTGLIGFAAASALGGAATGEAMMLGARALQGVFGALLAPAALSLLAVMFTDAKERAKAFGIYGAIAGGGGAVGLILGGFLTEYLNWRWTFFVNIPFAVVAALGAYFVIREPAGGRNRSPLDIPGVVLSTLGLVALVYGFTRAESKGWSDSVTVTMFVASVVLLAAFVLTEAKVKSPLLPLRVLTERNRGGVYLSLGLAVIAMFGLFLFLTYYLQIVEGYSPVKTGFAFLPMIAGMIVGSTQIGARLMTRVPPRLLMGPGFLLAAVGMLLLTQLEVGSSYTGLIMPAQLMLGLGMGTAFMPAMSLATHGVEARDAGVASAMVNTSQQVGGAIGTALLNTIAASATSAYIADHAAGAANPKLVQAQAMVEGYTSAIWWAVGILVVSAAIAATFINTGHQGGPAASGDSAEGVEDEVKIPVLAH; from the coding sequence ATGTCTGAAACATCCGGAACGGATCCGAGGCGCTGGAAAGCCCTCGTCTTCATCGCGCTCGCGCAGCTGATGGTCGTCCTCGACGCGACCATCGTGAACATCGCGCTGCCCTCCGCCCAGGAGGACCTCGGCATATCCGACGGCAACCGCCAGTGGGTCATCACGGCCTACGCGCTCGCCTTTGGCGGCCTGCTGCTCTTCGGCGGCCGCATCTCCGACCTGTGGGGCCGCAAGCGCACCTTCGTGACCGGCCTCATCGGCTTCGCCGCGGCCTCCGCGCTCGGCGGCGCCGCGACCGGCGAGGCCATGATGCTCGGCGCCCGTGCCCTCCAGGGCGTGTTCGGCGCGCTGCTCGCGCCCGCCGCCCTCTCGCTGCTCGCGGTGATGTTCACCGACGCCAAGGAGCGCGCCAAGGCCTTCGGCATCTACGGCGCGATCGCCGGTGGCGGCGGCGCCGTCGGCCTGATCCTCGGCGGTTTCCTCACCGAGTACCTGAACTGGCGCTGGACCTTCTTCGTGAACATCCCGTTCGCGGTGGTCGCCGCCCTGGGCGCGTACTTCGTCATCCGTGAGCCGGCCGGCGGCCGCAACCGCTCGCCGCTCGACATCCCCGGCGTGGTCCTTTCGACCCTCGGCCTGGTCGCGCTCGTCTACGGCTTCACCCGCGCCGAGTCCAAGGGCTGGTCGGACTCCGTGACGGTCACCATGTTCGTCGCGTCGGTCGTGCTGCTCGCCGCGTTCGTCCTCACCGAGGCCAAGGTCAAGTCGCCGCTGCTCCCGCTGCGCGTCCTGACCGAGCGCAACCGCGGTGGCGTCTACCTCTCGCTCGGCCTCGCCGTCATCGCGATGTTCGGCCTGTTCCTGTTTCTCACGTACTACCTGCAGATCGTCGAGGGCTACTCCCCGGTCAAGACCGGCTTCGCCTTCCTGCCGATGATCGCGGGCATGATCGTGGGCTCCACGCAGATCGGCGCCCGCCTGATGACGCGGGTCCCGCCGCGGCTGCTGATGGGCCCGGGCTTCCTGCTCGCCGCCGTCGGCATGCTGCTCCTGACGCAGCTCGAGGTCGGCTCCTCGTACACCGGGCTGATCATGCCGGCGCAGCTGATGCTGGGCCTCGGCATGGGTACGGCGTTCATGCCCGCCATGTCGCTCGCCACGCACGGCGTCGAGGCCCGTGACGCCGGTGTCGCCTCCGCGATGGTGAACACCTCGCAGCAGGTCGGCGGCGCCATCGGTACGGCCCTGCTGAACACCATCGCCGCCTCCGCGACCTCCGCGTACATCGCGGACCACGCGGCCGGTGCCGCCAACCCGAAGCTCGTCCAGGCGCAGGCCATGGTCGAGGGCTACACCAGCGCCATCTGGTGGGCGGTCGGCATCCTCGTGGTCTCCGCGGCGATCGCGGCGACGTTCATCAACACCGGCCACCAGGGCGGCCCCGCGGCCTCCGGCGACTCGGCGGAAGGCGTCGAGGACGAGGTGAAGATCCCGGTGCTGGCCCACTGA
- a CDS encoding TetR/AcrR family transcriptional regulator — protein sequence MEAATAPQRRATRPRADALRNRERIVAAAREMFVEYGPDVPLDEVARRAGVGNATVYRHFADRAELVRQVVLSVTDCVTVHAERGIAAADADESAAFDALRTFVHAAADERIGALCPMLSAGFDPDHPDLLEGRERLERAIEGLMERARAAGQLRTDIDVGDLMIALSQLGRPLPGTACPNMDRFVHRHLQLFLDGLMTPARSALPGEAATLEDLRRR from the coding sequence GTGGAGGCCGCCACCGCCCCGCAGCGCCGAGCCACCCGCCCGCGGGCCGACGCCCTGCGCAACCGGGAGCGGATCGTCGCCGCCGCGCGCGAGATGTTCGTGGAGTACGGACCCGACGTACCCCTCGACGAGGTCGCGCGCCGGGCGGGCGTCGGCAACGCCACGGTGTACCGCCACTTCGCCGACCGTGCCGAACTGGTGCGCCAGGTCGTCCTGTCGGTGACCGACTGCGTCACCGTCCACGCCGAGCGGGGCATCGCCGCCGCGGACGCCGACGAGAGCGCGGCCTTCGACGCGCTGCGCACCTTCGTGCACGCGGCGGCCGACGAGCGCATCGGCGCCCTGTGCCCGATGCTGTCGGCCGGCTTCGACCCCGACCACCCCGACCTGCTCGAAGGCCGCGAACGCCTGGAGCGGGCCATCGAAGGCCTCATGGAGCGGGCCCGCGCCGCGGGACAGCTGCGCACCGACATCGACGTCGGTGACCTGATGATCGCCCTCTCCCAGCTCGGGCGGCCGCTGCCCGGCACGGCCTGCCCGAACATGGACCGCTTCGTCCACCGCCATCTCCAGCTGTTCCTGGACGGCCTGATGACGCCCGCCCGCTCGGCGCTGCCGGGGGAGGCGGCGACCCTGGAAGACCTCCGGCGACGCTGA